TAATAAAGCAATTTTCAGTTGATGTCAGCGGACGACCACCCGTTGCAGCACTTAAATCGATAACAGAAATCGTTGCGCCACGAATATGAGCAACACCTTTAACATAACGATTTAATTTAGGTAAGGTCGTTAGTGGTGGGCATTGTAAAACCTCTTTCACTTTGAACACGTTAATCCCAAACCGTTGGCGGCCGTTAAGCCTAAATAATAGTAACTCGAGTCTGTTTTGCCCGACAAGCTGAGTACGTTTATTGACTGAATCTAAAATGCTCGACATAACACGACCTTGTAGTTAACTGTCACCCAAAAGGATAAAAATTGTTCATTAAAATTATAGTAAACCCAGGTTCAACACAATACGTTAGCTGATTACGTCTAGCTCATTTATCGCTATAGACCTACCAACCTTGAGTGTAAACCATCAACAACCCAGCGAATACTTATCAATTCATTAAATTAAAAAAAGTGGGCATACAACTTGCTTTAATTTGTATTAATTAACTCACACACTGTGAGCTGACACTTTTTTGACGGGGACATAATGTAATTATTATGTCATCGGTACATATATTTTAGCTTATTGTGTATGCAGAGATAGCTCGCATATTTTCCGTTTTTAAAAGTATAGGTGTATTCTGGCAAAACAAGCTAGTATCTTCATTATGAAAGTATTTTTTTTATGTTTATTATGTTCAATAACATTTTTTTTGCCAGCATTTGCTAGCGAAGAGATAATAACACCCTCACTATCGACCATTTATGACTTAGCTAAAGAGACGATAGAAAAAAAAAATCGAAGCAGACTCAAAAGCTAAGGTCGAAATCACCCCACAAAACCTTGAAGGTCGTGTCAATCCTCCGCGGTGCTATCCACCGATAACGGCTGAGCTTGCCAGTGAACGAGCGATTAGTCGCAATAATATGGTAAAACTGAGCTGTGATAGTCCAGACTATGACTACCCATGGCAAATGTATCTCTCAGTTCGAGTTGAAATTCAATACCCCGTTGTCGCGGCAAACCAGATACTGTCACCAGACCAAATTATTGACCAACAACATTTACACATTATGTATATTGATCAATATAGTCTAAAAGGCCAATTTTTTTCAGATATCAACTCATTAATTGGTTCAAGAGTAAAACGTCGGGTTGCGAAAGACTCACCAGTCTTAAGTAATAACCTGTGTTTTGTTTGCAAAGGAGACACGATTTCTATTTATGCTAAAACCGCTAATATTGAAATTAAAACCCTTGGTGAAGCTTTACGGGACGGTAATCTCAATGACGTTATCAGAGTAAAAAATAGTAATACGAGCAAACAATTTGATGCTGTTGTAATTGGCATTGGCGAAGTTGAAGTAAGAATGTAAAATAGAGTTAAAGTTTTTTCCTGGACTGCCGATAGCCTGTTTGGAAAA
The Shewanella vesiculosa DNA segment above includes these coding regions:
- the flgA gene encoding flagellar basal body P-ring formation chaperone FlgA — its product is MTPQNLEGRVNPPRCYPPITAELASERAISRNNMVKLSCDSPDYDYPWQMYLSVRVEIQYPVVAANQILSPDQIIDQQHLHIMYIDQYSLKGQFFSDINSLIGSRVKRRVAKDSPVLSNNLCFVCKGDTISIYAKTANIEIKTLGEALRDGNLNDVIRVKNSNTSKQFDAVVIGIGEVEVRM